A segment of the Halovivax limisalsi genome:
CGGAACGACCGACCGGCAGGCCGGGTCGACGTTGCGCGAGTCGAGCGATCAGATCGGGACCGATCTCGCCGACGGCGCGCCGGAGCAGCGACGGAACCGGCCGCGAGCGGCACGGACGGGTCAGGCGTAGGTGACGTTGATCTCGATCACGTTGGCCGCCTGGGAGACGAGTTCCGGGATCTCGGTGCGGAAGCGCTCGCCCTTGATGCGGGTGGTCGGTCCGGCGACGCTGATCGCGCCGAGGACGCGGTCGTCCGTGCTGAGGATGGGTGCGGCGACGCACTGGAGTCCCTCGACGCGCTCCTGACCGCAGTAGGCGATGCCGCGCTCGCGGATCTCCTCGAGTTTCTCGAAGAGGACCTCGCGGTCGGTGATGGTGTGCGGGGTCGACTGGGGCATGCCGTGGGTGTCGAGGATGTCGTGGACGCGCTCCTCGGGGAGGTGCGCGAGGATCGACTTTCCCAGCGCCGTGTTGTGGAGGTAGCGACGCGTGCCCGTGTGGGTGTCGAGCGTGACGGCGTTCTCGCCGCGGGCGCGATAGAGGTAGACGCCGCGGCCGTGCTCTTCGACCAGCAAGTTGGCGACTTCGCCGGTCTCCTCGGCCAGGTTCGTCACCTCAGGGCGGGCGATATCGTAGATCTTGCGGCGCTTGCGGGCGTACTCGCCGATCTCGAAGAAGCCGAGGCCGAGGTCGTACTCGTCGCCGTTCTTGACCACGTAGTCGTGCGAGCGAAGCGTCGAGAGGTGGTCGTGGACGGTGCTCTTCGACATCGAGAGCTCGTCCGCTAACTCGGTGACGCGTGCCCCTTCGAGCCGGCGCAGCGCGTCGATGACGTCGAACGCGTTTTCGACCGTTTGCAGCGTCGTGGTGGGGGTGCTGGCCATGCGCACACCTCGGTGCTGCCGGGGTAAAATTGTTCCGTTCTTGGGAACCGCCGTTCGGCAGTGGACGAGCATCGGCGGCGTTTCGTACCGAACCGATCGCCGGCACAGTCGACGGAGACCTGGCGATACCGGATACCTTCGCGAGGATCGTCGATCCGTCGCGAGTTCCTATCTGATGCGTGACTATTTTCCGTTCCGGGGGAGGGAACACCGCCGGGCGGCCGTGCCGTCGTCGGGGAACGGGGCGACCGGATTCGGTACGGTGACCGTCGCCGCGTTCGTCGGTCTCCGGCCAGTCGTGCCCCGGGCACCAGTTATTA
Coding sequences within it:
- a CDS encoding IclR family transcriptional regulator; its protein translation is MASTPTTTLQTVENAFDVIDALRRLEGARVTELADELSMSKSTVHDHLSTLRSHDYVVKNGDEYDLGLGFFEIGEYARKRRKIYDIARPEVTNLAEETGEVANLLVEEHGRGVYLYRARGENAVTLDTHTGTRRYLHNTALGKSILAHLPEERVHDILDTHGMPQSTPHTITDREVLFEKLEEIRERGIAYCGQERVEGLQCVAAPILSTDDRVLGAISVAGPTTRIKGERFRTEIPELVSQAANVIEINVTYA